The genomic segment agttgCAAAAGGCTTGTAATCTAAAAGACGTTGCTCagttagtgaagttggaaatcctaccagggtaggtcatggtttttaatcCTTTGAGCAAGGATTTTTCCACGTAAACATCGTATCTTGTTTACTTTCTGTTTTAACTTGAGAGAACAGATAAGGTACCTGGTCCCTTATTTGTTCTGATGGACGCTTAGTttctatcaattggtatcagagcgggttctttctaaaagggtaacacctagaaaggatctatCATTATGACTGCTCCACCAAACTTTAAGGAAGGACAGTCAACCACGAGGCCTCAAAGATTTAATGGAAAGTACTATGGATGGTGGAAAACTAGAATACAAGACTATTTGATGGCTGAAGATTCTAAGCTCTGGGACATCATTCTTGATGGTCCTTTTGTTCCTACAAAGACTGATGCTGAATCTGAAAAGCTAGAGGAAAAACCTAGGAAAAAATATACCGAAGCTGACAGAAAAGCCATTGAAAATGGGTTTAAGGCAAAGAAGATTTTAATGTGCGGTATTGGACCAGATGAATACAATCGTGTTTCATCTTATGAAACTACCAAGGAAATATGGGAAGCCCTCCTGACAGCTCATGAAAGAACCTCTCAAGTCAAGTAGTCCAAAATAGACATACTCACCACTGCCTATGAACTATTTAGAATGAAGGACGATGAGTCAATGCAGGATATGCACACTCGTTTCACCTCCATTATCAATGAGCTTCACTCTCTTGGCGAAGTCATTCCAATCAACAAGCGAGTTCGAAAAAGACTTGGTATTCTGCTAGGATCTTGAGAAATTAAAGTTAATGCTATAACAGAAGCCAAAGATCTGGAGAAAATGACCATTGATGACTTGATTGGAAATCTCAAAACTTATGaggtaaagaagaagaaagagctTGAGAGACGGGAACCCTTTATGGATCTCTTATCTCTTTAAAACTACATTGAAAATTTtgtctctcttctctctctattTTGGTTGATCACAGTTATTTGAATGGAAACAAGTTACGTGGAATAATTCCTGAACCATTCAAAAATCTGAAGAATCTAGTGAATCTGTGAGTAGTTTCATGACTTCCACTGCAATTCTTTCATTATATTCTACATCATTTCCGGTGGCCATTAGAaacttatttatctgtttttAAAGTCTTTCATTACCATTGATATGGATGAAGCTaagtattttcttgaattactGTGATGGTTATGATGTTTTATCTGACAGTTCCCTCTGTGATAACTCATTGGAAGGACCCATTCCACTTTTCTTTGGTCAGATGAAGTCTTTAAAAAGCATGTATGTCATTGCCATACCTTTTTGTATCAGCTTAAGACTCAACTCGCTTAGATGTCAGACAATTGTCTGCAGTTCTACTGCATTTTTACATGTCAACTAATGCAGAGTTAACATGGAACCAGCATTTTAAAATTGCAGCTTTAATTCACTCAAACTTCTATATTGGAATTGTAGTTAATCATTAAAATCTAACTGTAGTTGCCACTACAGAGATCTGTGCAAAAACTTCTTCGACCAAATAATTCCTCCAGAATTGGGTTCTCTCCCATCTTTGGAAAATTTGTAAGTCTAAAGCTGTATTTTATATTGTCCTTTCTATTCTAAAATAGAGTTAGTATTATCTACTGTCTGGAGTTCAtaattattttctcttcttcttgccATAATTTCTTATCAGGAAAAATTGCAGACGAGCTGGGAAATATTAAGAGCCTCACTAGATTGTAAAAGCCTTGATAAAATCCATCTACTTTATCTCACTTTTCATTTGGTTTAGTGCAAACTTGAATCCCCATCTATTTGCCTTCACAGTTAGGTACATGGTGGATAATCAACTCTCGGGTGTACTCCCGGTCAAGCTTGGAGATCTTGTGAATCTAGAGGAGCTGTAAGTGTATTTTTGTTGGTTATTCTTAAGATAAAAATTATCTTTTTCTGGTTGAGTACAATTTCTTGATTAAGTTCGCGGACTTACATGCAGAGATGATTACCTGTTGGATTATACCAGTTTAGAAATGTAGCTAACCACTTACATTTTAGACTGACCTTTAGTGGATTCTTGTGCATGTACTTATCTACGTACAATGGGATAAAGTTGTTCTCCTTCTGTCTATGCCCTGGTCCTAGAGAGCATTCACAACACAGCTGTCTATCgaagtacatatacatacatatatacatacatatatatgtatatatgtgtgtatatatgtgtatatatatgtgtatatatgtatatgtatctaaTGCAAAACAATTCTACtcacttcttttatttattcttttaacCTAACTGTAATTATGGGGATGCAGAAGCTGCTAAATTTTAACCGCATCGTACTGGATAGAGTTTCATTCAAGGTTAACAAAGAACACGAAGATACCTATTATTATGTCGTAAATGATTCCAGGCACTTGCAGAACAATGAATTTATTGGTGCCTTGCCGCCGAGCTTCAAGAGTTTAAAGAAACGGACGTACTTGTAAGTATTTAATCTCTTATCTTTAATTCTCATTAGCATAGAATTGAAACAAGAAAGAGGAGggtggaagagagagagagagagagagagagagagagagagagtatatAGATCTTCAGATTGGACTTTTATATCAATTGATTAATCTTCTTTCTCTGTAGGGATGTGCGAGGGAACAAGCTCAATGAAACAATTCCGGATATTTTCGAACAGTGGCAAGATCTGCATGTCTTGTAAAACTCACTAACTGTACACTTTTATACGATCTATGCATGTTTTTATCAAGActgttgattttttttcctcatgTTGAGAAGGAATCTGATGGGGAATAATTTTTCTGCGCCTTTGCCTGGCCAAATATCAAAGCTGAAGAGTCTAACGGAACTGTAAAATCCTATAGCTTTTTTGATGTACGCAACTCTTCCAAACTTTGAATTATTACGGATTTTATAATATCTGCTTTCAGATATATCAGTGACTTAGTTGGAAAAAGCTACTCATTTCCAGATTTATCTGGAATGGaatttttgagaattttgtGAGTCCCCTGGCATCCAAGCTTTCATGTTATTGGAGTAATAGTTTTCTTTTGCTCTTCTCCTAAAACCC from the Lycium ferocissimum isolate CSIRO_LF1 chromosome 11, AGI_CSIRO_Lferr_CH_V1, whole genome shotgun sequence genome contains:
- the LOC132038140 gene encoding probable LRR receptor-like serine/threonine-protein kinase At1g53420, giving the protein MTAPPNFKEGQSTTRPQRFNGKYYGWWKTRIQDYLMAEDSKLWDIILDGPFVPTKTDAESEKLEEKPRKKYTEADRKAIENGFKAKKILMCGIGPDEYNRVSSYETTKEIWEALLTAHERTSQVNYLNGNKLRGIIPEPFKNLKNLVNLSLCDNSLEGPIPLFFGQMKSLKSICHYRDLCKNFFDQIIPPELGSLPSLENLVSIIYCLEFIIIFSSSCHNFLSGKIADELGNIKSLTRLYMVDNQLSGVLPVKLGDLVNLEELHLQNNEFIGALPPSFKSLKKRTYLDVRGNKLNETIPDIFEQWQDLHVLNLMGNNFSAPLPGQISKLKSLTELYISDLVGKSYSFPDLSGMEFLRILTLRNCSIDANIPIWIWKLFRLQYLDLSVNSLFGAIPEAVNPR